The nucleotide sequence tctttgcgaccccatggactgtagctcaccaggctccttggtccatgggattctccaggcaaggatactggagtgggttgccatttccttctccagggggtcttcctgacccagggattgaacccgggtctcctgcattgtaggcagacactttaccatttgagctaccagggaagcctatgaagAGGTATAGAAGAAAGTTAGAAGCCCCTTCCCATCAATCACTCCTGAATCACCCAACATGCAGAGCATGTATGTACTTTGGACACTCCAAAAACAGGGGCTCCAAATGTTTGTGAAAAAATGTTATAATTGATATTTTAGAAGAAGCATTGGAAAAGTGATTATGAGAAAATCAGAAACTTTGgacttgtttatatttattttgtttattattttattaaattttatagatAAGTTGGAGGAGgacaaatacatacaaataatGCATGTTTGTCAAGACTGCATTCTATTTaagatgtatatgcatatgtacttTTACATACTTGACACTGTAAAGTTGTTTTTCATCTTAAAGTTTCACATTTATTTAGTAAATGCTTCTATGTTCATACAGAGATATTATACATAGGTAATCATTGCATTCTATTCCATTGTACTAATAAACCACCTTGCTTGTTCATTTTTccactgttaatattttctaaatttcccactgttattaagtatttatttagtatttaaataattatttacatttctacatagagatattttctttttcaaaaataattttcttcagataaatcaCTGGAGTGATATTGTTATACTAAAACTTATTAATATTCACATAACTGTTATATGAAAAAATAGCTCACCCAAAGAATTTTAATATTCTCAAGGGTAGAGTGTATGCATTCTGCATTTAGAGGTGGTTTGGagcatgatctttttttttttttttggatgttagttctaagaggtcttgtaggtcttcatagaatcgttcaacttcagcttcttcagcgttattggttggagcataggcttggattaccatgatattaaatggtttgccttggaaatgaacagagatcattctgttgcttttgagattgcatccaagtaatgcatttcagactcttttgttgaccatgatggctactccatttcatttaagggattcctgcccacaatagtagatgtaatggtcatctgagttaaattcacccattcctgtccacattagtttgctgattcctagaatgtcgacattcactcttgccatctcctgtttgaccactaccaatttgccttgattcatggacctaacattccaggttcctattcaatattgctgtttacagcatcggaccttgcttctatcaccagtcctatCCACAACAGGGTGTTGTTttggctttggctccatcccttcattttttctggagttatttctccactgaactccagtagcatattgggcacctactgacctggggagttcctctttcagtgtcctatcatttcgccttctcatactgttcatgaggttctcaaggcaagaatactgaagtggtttgccattcctttctccagtggaccacattctgtcagacctctccaccatgacccatccatcttgggtggccccacacggcatggcttagtttcattgagttagacacgactgtggtccgtgtgatcagattggctagttgtctgtgattgtggtttcagtctgtttgccctctgatgacCTCTCGCAACACTTACCATCTTACTTGGggttctcttaccttggacaaggggtatctcctcatggctgcCCCTCCTGGCCTTGAATGTGGaataacaggcaactttggctttggaatacagaatgaaacagggcaaaggctaatagagtttttccaagagaatgcactggtcgtagcaaacaccctcttccaacaacacaagagaagactctacacatggacatcaccagatggtcaacaccaaaatcagactgattatattccttgcaaccaaagatggagaagctccatacagtcagcaaaaacaagaccaggagctgactgtggctcagatcatgacctccttattgccaaattcagacttaaattgaagaaagtagggaaaaccactagaccattcaggtatgacctaagtcaaatcccttatgaatatacagtggaagtgagaaatagatttaagagactagatctgatagacagagtgcctgatgaactatggactgaggtttgtgacattgtagaggagacagggatcaagatcatccccatcgaaaagaaatgcaaaagggcaaaacgGTTGtttaaggaggccttacaaatagctgtgaaaagaagagaagcaaaaggcaaaggagaaagggaaagatattcctatttgaatgcagagttccaaagaatagcaaggagagataaaaaggccttcctcagtgatcaatgcaaagaaacagaggaaaacaacagaatgggaaagactagagatttcttcaagaaaattagagataccaagggaacatttcatgcaaagatgggcaaaataaagacagaaatggtatggacctaatagaagcagaagatattaggaagaggtggcaagaatacatagaactgtacaaaaagatcttcatgacccagataatcacgatggtgtgctcacacctagagccagacatcctggaatgtgaagtcaagtgacccttagaaaacaaaatgatgaacaaagctagtggaggtgatgaaattccagttgtgctatttcaaatcctgaaagatgatgctgtgaaagtgctgcactcaatatgccagcaaatttggaaaactcagcaatggccacaagattggaaaaggtcagttttcattccaatcccaaagaaaggcaatcccaaagaatgttcaaactaccacacaattgcattcatctcacacgctagtaaagtaatgctcaaaattctccaagccaggcttcagcaatacgtgaactgagaacttccagatgttcaagctcgttttagaaaaggcagaggaatcagagaccaaattgccaacatccgctggatcatcgaaaaagcaagagagttccagaaagacatctatttctgctttattgactatgccaaagccttcgactgtgtggatcacaacaagctgtggaaaattctgaaagagatgggcataccagaccacctgacctgcctcttgagaaacctatatgcaggtcaggaagcaacagttagaactggacatagaacaacagactggttccaaataggaaaaggagtatgtcaaggctgtatattgtcaccctgcttatttaacttatatgcagagtacatcatgacaaacgctGAGCTgaaagaagaacaagctggaatcaagattgctgggagaagtatcaataacctcagatatgcagataacaccaccctaatggcagaaagtgaagaggaactaaaaaacctcttgatgaaagtgaaagaggagagtgaaaaagttggcttaaagctcaacattcagaaaactaagatcatggcatctgatcccatcacttcatgggaaatagatggggaaacagtagaaacagtgagagacttgattttctgggggctccaaaatcactgcagatggtgattgcagccatgaaattaaaagatgcttactctttgaaaggaaagttatgaccaacctagatagcatattaaaaagcagagacattactttgccaacaaaggtccgtctagtcaaggctattgtttttccagtggtcatgtatggatgtgaaagttggactgtgaagaaagctgagcaccgaagaattgatgcttttgaactgtgatgttggagaagactgttgagagtcccttgaactgtaaggagatccaaccagtccatcctaaaggagatcagtcctgggtgttcactggtaggacatgctgaagctgaaactccagtacttcggccacctcatgtgaagagttgactcattggaaaagaccctgatgctgggagggattgggggcaggaggagaaggggacgacagaggatgagatggctggatggcatcacctactcgatggacatgagtttgagtaaactccgggagttggtgatagacagggaggcctggcgtgctgcaattcatggggtcgcaaagagttgggcatgactgagtgagtgaactgaactgaactgatggtttttAATGGTCAATAAAAGGTACTACATATCTAGTCttaggaaacaaaatatttattgaagtggTATGTAGATAAATTATCACCGGCATAAAACTGTTAGTGGAGTTTTCAACATGGGTTCTTTTTACTCTTAAAATGAAGTGAGGCTTTGCAAGTCCATTGTCCCATAggaaaaatattatctttttcttttcagataaagttctttaaaaaagtaaatcacTTTTGAAATGGTCTTTTATACGTCTCCAGCCTAtgatcaaaacaaaaaatatattaaaaagataaaattatctccattaaaaaagaataactaaATAGGAATGATCTAGAGGTAATGAAATACTTAGACATTTGAATTCCTCAAGTCTGCTCATGTTATATTAGTACATactaatctatttttaaaataatttaaaaaatcaccaagACACAATTATGTGTGAtcattaaaatgcaaaatatcacaatgaatttattatatatttagtaaataagctaaaatattattttatcaaataaagaaatttataataaCTCTGTGTTTAGTAACTTGGGAATACAGTCCAAAGTGAGTTTTAATTGCCATTCAGGGCTAAATATCCttaaagaaagacataaaattaataaatacagtaagagaaaatgagaagaaaatttcaGGAAAGTTTCTGAAAGTCTGTAGGTTAACAGAACAAACAGCTCAGGGCAAAATGACTTAGTCATATTCTATTTCAACGTGATGTTCTGCTCCGACCTGTTTGGCTCCCCCCAGATGGTGCTGCTGTCCTTCTCCAATGGCGATTCTGTTAAACGGGATTATCTTCATGGTGGTTTTCTTCATTGAATACCACCGGGATTTCCAGGTGGCCCAAATAATGCCATTATCATAACCATTAGGAGTAGATGTTTTTGAGTAAGTGCCACCTGAAACAAACCATAGATCTGCATATCACCACTCCTGAATCTCCTCCCCTCAGAAAGTCCATGAAGAGCTGTCTATTATGAAGTCCACTCTCGTTTACATCAGATTTATAGTGCTAGCTACTAAATGAAAATATCCATAGAGAGTCAAATTCTTGATTTATAGTTGGGATAAACTTATTATTAAACAAACTTTATACCTGTATTGTGTTTTCTGGCCACACTCATAATTTAAATGAATTCACTGCTAACAGGGTTGAagttaagtgaagtcgctcagtcgtgtctgactctttgcgaccccgtggactgtagcctactgggcttctccgtccatgggattctctaggcaagaatactggagtgggctgccatttccttctccaggagatcttcccgacccagggattgaacccaggtctcccgcatggtagGCAGacgtttaccgtctgagccagcagggaagtcactAACAGGGCTAGAGCCCCATATTTCCCTAATTGGTCTCTCCTTAAGCTAAGTCATGCTAGACTCTGCTATTATGGACCCTCTTCCTGAAAACAGGTTAGAATGGCAGTCATAATTCGTCATCAGTTGGATTCAGGTCACCTGAAAGCACAATTTTACTGgaaaatattgggcttcccaggtgacacagtggtaaagatcctgcctgccaatgcagaagacataagagatttgggtttgatctctgcatcaggaagatctcctggaggagggcatgggaacccactccagcattcttgcctgggcacCTTCCTTGAGAACTTTTTCTAATTACATGGTTTGTTGGTGCAAAGATAAGTTAGGTTTTGAAAACATGTGAAAACCGAAAGGTAAATGTATGTAGTTTTAAGAGGATTCCAAGTCACCTCTTGGCTAGGATTGCTCATTTAATGGGTAAGGACTTCCCCATGCATACCTGCTGGGGAATTCCAATAGTTTGTTAGTAAGTAAAACCAGTGCTCAGAACTACTCCAGCCTCAGAGCAAACTATAGCTTGCCCTCCCCCTGTGCTAAAATAAGTAGCTACACTCCTCAGGCTGGATTTTTCTCAAACTTTCATGGGCCTGTAGACTCACCAATATATCCCTGCCCTTCACTTAATTCTTCTAGACACTGCTCACTGATTCTATCTGACACCAGCTTATGGGAAGCTGAGCCAGGCTATTGTGTTAACAGTATAGACATGGCAATGTTAGTCCATCCAGATAATATATAGGGTAAGACTAGAGGAGACACCATAACCCAAAGTATCAACCTTGATGGAAGCATCATGAATATCACTGCATAGTTTGCAGCAGGTGGATTTTCTGTAGAGGGCCAAATTCAGGTATAAGCTAGAATTATCCAATTCTGGCTTAAAATAAAGAACTGTATAGCAAGCTCCCAATATCTTTActaattatttcttatatttatttccttttataaaaatatagatcATACATAAATTCATGTATTAAGAAAGAAAGCCATACCTTGATAATAAACTCCATTGAGGTGGCCAGCATGACATTTGTTCATCCACCAACCAGATCCATCCTGTTCAGCACAGTTGCCATCATACTTATCATTGTCACTGTCCCAGGTACTGAACTGCATGCCATTATGGGATGTGAAAAACTTGTCACTAGAATCATCGCCAAAATCATAGCCATCAAATGCATCTCCAGCATCTCCACCAATGAAGTAAGCATATGTCAGGCGGTATTTGTCATTTTCACCTGTTACCTTGAACGAAGCATAGTCTGCAGTGCTACAAAGAAGGGAATAGAGATCTTAGACCATGAGCCTTATAGGTCATCTCAGAAGTTCCTTCTTTCATAGGACAGTTGTTAGGAATTTTAAACTTTGCTTCATAAGTCTGAAATGTGTTCACTGAACAAAATTTTTCACAAATCTGGCATGGGATAACAGGTGTGGGGAACAGTCTCAAGGTCATCAGCACCACCCAGGATGGGTCTAGAAGCTTTCAGGACATCCAAGGGAAAACTAGAAACTTCAGCTATTGAATGCTTTTTGCCTATAGTATCCTAATATCTAACCCAGATATATTGATGAACCTAATTTCACATTTTCCACTTCTATCTCAGTATGTAGCACGTACACACAGTTCTTATAAACCACATTAATTATCTGAAAGTGAGTGACTATTAATTTATGCAGCAAGCTGAAAGGAGCTCTGGTTCCACTAGTCACTCATACCATCTAAAGGCTGAAGTCCCTTtagggttttttctttctgaaggaaGTGTGGGAGTGGCAAGGAGAGTTTCCTTGAGCATCACATAAAAGAAATGACTCCTGTGTGGCCCACAAAACATGAACTGTAGGATCAGAGAGAGATTCTCCCCTggaaaataattgtaaatgaaaGCCAGAATTCTATGGAGTGCAGGGAAGAATGGGCCTTGGTGCATAAacagagacttccagaaaacatTGAGCTTCCCTGATCTCTAGGACTTAAGAAATGGGAGATGTTCTCATAGGAGAAGGTCTAGTGACTATGGTATTATACTTTctggttaaaaattttaaaagtaaaaatacacaTTTGGGCACAGACTATATTTCATCATGTCATAGACATAACAAGAGGGTTGGATATTGTTTTCAATTTCAATGAGGTATACAACATTTAAAGTGCCCAGACAGCTCTGTGCATAGAAGGAACTCTAGCTCACCAAAGGTGCCAGCTGATTTCATTTTAAGGTAGCTCCTGGATTTAATTGACTGGACTTGATTCCCAGTCATTAAACACTGGGAAATCTGAAAAAGCTAGATTACTTTCCATCTAGGATAGCAGCTAAGAAGGTGGGTTATAAAAGGTAAACTACCTGAGTTTAAATCCAATGGATGCAACCTTGGAAAagttaatctgtaaaatggaattaaTAGTAATTCCTGCCTCATGAGCTATTTGAATTTAAGTTATAATTTCATGTGCAATTTATGGTACATAAATGCTCAGGAAATATTAGCTATTGTTTTGTATGATTCCAGAGTAAGTGAATTATACTAAAACACTCAGATCCTGCCTGAATGGGACCTAGCGCCTTGGAGTGCCCAAGAGCCAAACTGACTTCTGGGGAACATAGTTGAATGTGCTCTTCACATCTGTCAGACTGTTTTCCCCATTATTCTGCTGAGAGCTAGCAAGAGCATACTCCAGGGTGTCTCTACAACCAAAGTCAGAAGTCCTTGATAGTACCTGGTTCTGCCATTCCAGTCCTCCAACTGTATTCTTAATACATAAGGGATGGTAGACTGTGTGCTTATCAAATGAATCTTCTCATTTCCCAGCCAAAATTCTGTGTTTCCAGTAGGAGACAGATGTCCAAACCCTTCTTTATACTGAATCCAGTTTTTCTTGAAATCCACACTGCCGTCAAGCCTCTAATTACACAATTGCACAGGCAAAAGGAGAGAATGTATTATCGGTGCACAAAAGGAAAACGTTATAGCCATTTTGGCCAAAACATGGAGCCTATGATTTCATCATTTACCAAGTGACCCTGGGCTAGCTGCCTGTTTGCTCACCTGTCTCTTAAATGGGAATAATGACGCTTACTTCTCAGGAATGTTTCAGGGATTACTCCAGAGAATGTAAAAGTGCTTAGAAGAGGGCCTGGCACATGATAAAATGTAACCTACTAGTAGTTTTGAAAAGACTCCTAGAGGGCTTCAGAACATCAGCTTGATGTCGCTGATTCTTGTACTGACGGTGGAAAGGTCAGCCTATTGCTCAACCTGTGTCTACCAGCTAAGCTCCCATCACTCACTTGCTCTTAGTGCCCCCTGCAGCCTTAGCTGTAACAATGGTCAAAGGTAAACAGAGTGTAAGAGGATTTGCAGTGGATGCCTGGGGCTAGCAAAGGCTGCAGAGGGACCTGGTCATGGGACAGCCTGACTGCATCCTCTGGCGGACACCATCTTCTTGCGATGGGCAACCCTGGGTCTTGATGTCAATGTCGAGAGGTCCCTCTGTCACTGTGAGATTGTGATCATGTGCCATCATGAATGTACACAGCAGGGCCAGCGTAGTAGAGAACCTATCTCAGTACAGAGTGAAATCAGACTATATTCTGACTCTGTTACTTATTagtcatgtgaccttgggcaagctattTGACCTTTTGTGCctaagtttccttctctgtaaacagGAATAAGCAGGCCAAAACTACCACAAAGGAAAGTTGTGAATGTTTTTGAATTAATTTCCACAAGGTGCTTGGAAAAGTGTCTGGCATATGGCAGAACAATCAGGTGTCTATTACATACACAGGGTGGGGGAAAAATACCTTCTGAAACACAGTCCATCCATTTCCAGACCCATCAATTTCACAGTAGACTAAGAACTGCTGCTTAGCTTTCAGAGGTCTGATAAAGTAAAGTCCACTCTCTTTGGCCCCCTTATTGGCAACCTCTTggcaatctgaaaaagaagaaatttttatgGTGGTTTGAAATCCAGGTAAGATTGTGTCAgccttgaaaatgaaaattttaacatGTCAGAAACTGTTCATTTCCTGAgaagtattttcttatttctcaatCATTATTCCTTTCAAAGTAAATGTTCAGCTACTCAAGAAAAGTCAAGGCAATTAGACTGTTTATATTTAATGGCTAGACACTGTCCaatgtatttctatatattctaATACATACAATCTCCTTTACTTTTTATATCTGCTCGGATGAACTTAATCTCATTATAAACCTTTCACTTACCTCTCCCAGTTACATCATGTATTTTCACTGTATCTTGACAAGGCTCTTGACACTTTGCTTCAAGCTGGACCACTTTCTGttttaggttattgattttttgATTATTTGAGTTATACATTTCCtgcaaaaatctacaagcaaaatAATAAGATAACAGATTATTCTTTTCAGATGAATAATGttgtatattcttttaaaaataccaccTTATTTTCTCAAGAATTATTTCCTGACAAATTACTCCATTCttggaaaaagtttaaaatgatattaataaattGAGGTGAATTAAAATTCTAagctttttttgaaaagaaaataacaaagtccTTGCCAATAGACCATATCACTGTAAGTGGTCATTCTGATTTTCGTTTCTGCATAAAAGGCAACAGATAATAAAGTTCACAAGTGATGAGCCTGATAAAGACAACCTGGCGATTATTCTTAGGACAATACTCTTAGGGAAGGAAAAGCTCTGTTTAGAAACTCACACATGCTAAAACATTATTCCTTTTCACTTGTGGATTTAATTGAAGATCTATTTATGGACTTCAGTCTATAACTTACATGGGAAAAGTATCTGGGGTATCAtcttacataaaataaaacaacagatattttccctttcttcttaatGTTTCTGTTTACACAACTTCAGAAAAAAGCTGGGGAAAGTGAAAAATCCTGCTTTTGTAGTTTCTCACAGGGCAACCTGTTCATATTCAGAAATGATAGAAAACTATTATGCACATAGACTGTTGTCTCTGAGATTCTGGATAGACAAACTATTTGACCACTTTTTTCTCTACTGCACCTTGGACATTTTCTGCACTATAGTCTCCCTTCAGTCTCAACGATGGGCAATAATCAAATCATAATGccaataataatgacaataacgATAATAATAGTATCCCTCTGCTACCAAAAAGAGGATAAATCCCTTCTGGGCCACTTCTCCTCAGCCACCATTTATCTCAATTTCTTATGCTACTTTTAGAACAACTTAGGATAAAAATTGAGGAAGAAACTAAAATTGCATCTGAGACCCAATGTTCAGAAAATCTACAAGTTCCTGGGAAGTTGTTAACAGAGACATTTTACTTTCAAGAGAAGAGAGGTTCTGTGCAACAGGCAGCTTTACAATGTTTATCACACAAACTTGTCTCTTAaggcaagttttgttttttttttttctgctctaccTTTCAATGTCATTTACCAAGATCATTCCTATGTTTCTGCTCACAAATTCCTCGCCACCCATTTGTTGAcacttttataaaaagaattttattttcaacacTCAAATTTCCATCAGTTTGAATTTATGTGGAaagcaaactaaaacaaaaactgc is from Muntiacus reevesi chromosome 13, mMunRee1.1, whole genome shotgun sequence and encodes:
- the FGG gene encoding fibrinogen gamma chain isoform X2, which produces MSWSSHPPSVIYFYILSLLSSACLAYVATRDNCCILDERFGSYCPTTCGVADFLSNYQTSVDKDLQNLEGILYQVENKTSEARELVKAIQISYNPDEPSKPNNIESATKNSKRMMEEVMKYETLIATHESTIRFLQEMYNSNNQKINNLKQKVVQLEAKCQEPCQDTVKIHDVTGRDCQEVANKGAKESGLYFIRPLKAKQQFLVYCEIDGSGNGWTVFQKRLDGSVDFKKNWIQYKEGFGHLSPTGNTEFWLGNEKIHLISTQSTIPYVLRIQLEDWNGRTSTADYASFKVTGENDKYRLTYAYFIGGDAGDAFDGYDFGDDSSDKFFTSHNGMQFSTWDSDNDKYDGNCAEQDGSGWWMNKCHAGHLNGVYYQGGTYSKTSTPNGYDNGIIWATWKSRWYSMKKTTMKIIPFNRIAIGEGQQHHLGGAKQAGDV
- the FGG gene encoding fibrinogen gamma chain isoform X1, with amino-acid sequence MSWSSHPPSVIYFYILSLLSSACLAYVATRDNCCILDERFGSYCPTTCGVADFLSNYQTSVDKDLQNLEGILYQVENKTSEARELVKAIQISYNPDEPSKPNNIESATKNSKRMMEEVMKYETLIATHESTIRFLQEMYNSNNQKINNLKQKVVQLEAKCQEPCQDTVKIHDVTGRDCQEVANKGAKESGLYFIRPLKAKQQFLVYCEIDGSGNGWTVFQKRLDGSVDFKKNWIQYKEGFGHLSPTGNTEFWLGNEKIHLISTQSTIPYVLRIQLEDWNGRTSTADYASFKVTGENDKYRLTYAYFIGGDAGDAFDGYDFGDDSSDKFFTSHNGMQFSTWDSDNDKYDGNCAEQDGSGWWMNKCHAGHLNGVYYQGGTYSKTSTPNGYDNGIIWATWKSRWYSMKKTTMKIIPFNRIAIGEGQQHHLGGAKQVGAEHHVEIEYD